The Aedes aegypti strain LVP_AGWG chromosome 3, AaegL5.0 Primary Assembly, whole genome shotgun sequence genome contains a region encoding:
- the LOC110677634 gene encoding uncharacterized protein LOC110677634, whose protein sequence is MSEVWKYSLKQSTSFAKCQICKEEVPRRGHTTNLMVHLKKHPNKEKALENVLRHQESVPVAGRSACSIKTQKSLEHFLKETEVWADHGTKTNEIDDAIAFMVIRDYQPVSIVEDEGFVNLLKLLAPKYRIPQRRVITRIIGEKYEKVAKKTKDAIVIWE, encoded by the exons ATGTCCGAAGTGtggaaatattctttgaaacaaaGTACATCTTTTGCTAAGTGCCAAATATGCAAAGAGGAAGTGCCTCGTCGTGGACataccacaaatttgatggttcaTTTGAAAAAGCATCCTAACAAGGAGAAAGCTTTGGAAAATGTTTTACGTCATCAGGAATCTGTGCCTGTTGCCGGGAGATCGGCTTGTAGCATAAAAACCCAAAAATCATTGGAACATTTTCTCAAGGAGACCGAAGTATGGGCAG ATCACGGTACGAAAACCAATGAGATTGACGATGCAATCGCTTTTATGGTGATCCGAGATTATCAACCAGTTTCGATTGTGGAGGATGAAGGCTTTGTGAACCTGCTCAAGTTGTTGGCACCCAAGTACAGAATTCCCCAACGAAGAGTTATAACAAGAATCATTGGCGAAAAATACGAAAAAGTTGCCAAGAAAACTAAGGATGCCATCG TTATTTGGGAATGA